The genomic region GTATTTCCGAGAGAAGTTTCCGGAAGCTGATTTTTTGGTGGCGGACGAGCGTGAAAAAGTAGATAATTTGCCGGAAAATGTGGCTTATCAGACGGGATTTTCGGGGCTGGAGAACGCGGATTTAATCGTTAGGTCGCCAAGTCTTCCGCCAAAAAAGATAAAGACTAGCGGTCAAATTTGGTCGGCGACAAATGAGTTTTTTGCCAATTGCCCAGCGACTATAATTGGCGTGACTGGTACAAAAGGCAAGGGCACGACGTGTAGTTTTATCTCGTCGATTTTGCGCGCGGCGGGTAAAACCGTTCATTTGGTGGGAAATATTGGTGTGCCAGCTTTGGACATTTTGCCAAAAATTGAGAAAAATGACATTGTCGTTTACGAATTGTCCAGTTTTCAATTGTGGGATTTGCAGAAATCTCCGCACGTTGCCGTGGTGCTGATGATTGAACCTGACCACTTGAACGTCCACGCTGATTTTAATGATTATTTGGCGGCAAAAGCGAATATTGCCAAGTTCCAAACCACGGACGATTATGTTGTCTATAATTCTCAAAATGAGTTCAGTTCGTCGATTGCAGATGCGAGTTTGGCGCAGAAAAAGGAATACCCATTTGCTCTTTCGGACGATATAATTTCTGCGATTCGCCTGCCAGGGAAACATAATATTGACAATGCGTGCGCGGCGATAGCGGCGGTGAAATCGATTTTGCCAAATGTGTCGGATGATGAGATAAAGGAGGGGCTCAGCGAGTTTACGGGGTTACCACATCGATTGAAGTTTGTTGCTGAAAAATACGGCGTGAAATATTACAATGACAGTATTTCGACCACTCCGGGCAGTGCGATTGCGGCGTTAAAAGCTTTTGCGGAGCCGAAAATTTTGATTTTGGGTGGCTCGGATAAAGGCGCGGATTATTCTGAATTAGCAAAAGAAATTGCCAGGCAAAACGTACGATTGATAATTATCAATGGCGC from Candidatus Nanosynbacter sp. HMT-352 harbors:
- the murD gene encoding UDP-N-acetylmuramoyl-L-alanine--D-glutamate ligase, producing the protein MKIVIAGFGVEGQSNLRYFREKFPEADFLVADEREKVDNLPENVAYQTGFSGLENADLIVRSPSLPPKKIKTSGQIWSATNEFFANCPATIIGVTGTKGKGTTCSFISSILRAAGKTVHLVGNIGVPALDILPKIEKNDIVVYELSSFQLWDLQKSPHVAVVLMIEPDHLNVHADFNDYLAAKANIAKFQTTDDYVVYNSQNEFSSSIADASLAQKKEYPFALSDDIISAIRLPGKHNIDNACAAIAAVKSILPNVSDDEIKEGLSEFTGLPHRLKFVAEKYGVKYYNDSISTTPGSAIAALKAFAEPKILILGGSDKGADYSELAKEIARQNVRLIIINGANADEIREVLREEKVDCEIVQLNMAGMKEVAKSAKNKAQSGDVVILSPAAASFDMFKSYSDRGEQFVAAVEEL